The proteins below come from a single Epinephelus moara isolate mb chromosome 19, YSFRI_EMoa_1.0, whole genome shotgun sequence genomic window:
- the setd4 gene encoding SET domain-containing protein 4, giving the protein MRLHSHRSGRAARKRRQKQDSAAQSVSLCHQPQYVRLMKFLHRRGFTSTLLQPAFFNDTGRGLQALKTIKPGQLVISLPESCLLTTSTVLDSYLGQYIKCWKPRLSPLLALCVFLVCERHRGEASDWFPYIDVLPATYTCPAYFTDDVMAVLPTSVRRRALEQREAVREIHSVNQDFFRSLQPLLNQPVEEVLTYEALRWAWCSVNTRSVFMSHPSNNFLFGQDVHALAPFLDLLNHRPDVQVKASFNDVTRCYEIRSVSGTLRYQQAFINYGSHDSQRLMLEYGFVAPCNPNSVVYVDTDLLCDVLRGDRSLDQKIKFLRENNFLHNLTVSSEGPSWRLMTALRLLSLPQTLYHHWKAVLLGQTMSEETEAWSIQTAQTLCQRLLQDTHTALDKISHLLQQCDQSVREQLDVVKSLRQEERCILGS; this is encoded by the exons ATGAGGCTTCACAGCCATCGGTCTGGACGAGCtgcgaggaagaggaggcagaaACAAGATAGTGCCGCCCAGTCAG TCTCTCTGTGTCACCAGCCGCAGTATGTCAGGCTGATGAAATTTCTTCACAGACGGGGATTTACCTCAACGCTGCTGCAGCCAGCCTTCTTCAATG acacaggcagagggcTGCAAGCTCTCAAGACCATAAAG cCTGGACAGCTGGTCATTTCTCTACCAGAGTCCTGTCTCCTCACAACCTCAACTGTTCTGGACAGCTACTTGGGGCAGTATATCAAGTg CTGGAAGCCCCGCCTCTCTCCCCTGCTGGCGCTCTGTGTCTTCCTGGTGTGTGAGCGGCACCGAGGTGaggcctctgattggttccCCTACATCGATGTGCTGCCCGCCACTTATACCTGCCCTGCCTATTTCACCGATGATGTCATGGCCGTTCTGCCAACCAGTGTGCGGAGACGGGCTTTAGAGCAGAGGGAGGCGGTGCGAGAAATCCACTCCGTTAATCAAGACTTTTTCAG ATCCCTGCAGCCACTCCTGAATCAGCCCGTGGAGGAGGTGTTGACATATGAAGCGTTGAG gtgGGCGTGGTGTAGCGTCAACACGCGCTCTGTCTTCATGTCCCACCCATccaacaacttcctgtttggacaGGATGTTCATGCTTTAGCTCCCTTCCTGGACCTGCTCAATCACCGCCCTGACGTGCAG GTCAAAGCAAGTTTCAATGACGTGACGAGATGTTATGAAATCAGGAGCGTATCCGGGACACTCCGCTACCAGCAGGCCTTCATTAACTACGGCTCCCATGATAGCCAGCGCCTGATGCTAGAGTATGGATTTGTCGCCCCCTGCAACCCCAACAGTGTGGTCTATGTGGATACAG ATCTCCTCTGTGACGTTTTAAGAGGTGACAGGAGTTTGGATCAGAAGATCAAGTTTCTCAGAGAGAACAATTTCCTTCA TAACCTGACTGTGTCCAGTGAAGGTCCCAGCTGGAGGCTGATGACGGCTCTCAGATTGTTGTCACTGCCACAAACACTTTa TCACCACTGGAAGGCAGTGTTGCTCGGGCAGACGATGTCTGAAGAAACAGAGGCATGGAGCATCCAGACAGCTCAGACTCTCTGTCAGCGACTActacaagacacacacacagctctggataag ATCTCTCACCTCCTCCAGCAGTGTGACCAGTCAGTCAGGGAGCAGCTAGATGTGGTCAAGTCACTGCGACAGGAGGAGAGGTGCATCCTGGGAAGCTGA
- the LOC126406395 gene encoding carbonyl reductase [NADPH] 1-like: MSAKVAVVTGSNKGIGLAIIRALCKQYQGDVYLTARDVGRGQEAVKSLGEEGLKPMFHQLDINDVNSITTAAAYFKEKYGGVDVLINNAGIAFKVADTTPFGVQAEVTLKTNFFATRDMLTHFLPLIKAGGRVVNVSSVAGSGALNQCSSALKQRFRSEDITEEELVGLMQQFIEQAKKGEHKKTGWPTTAYGTSKIGVTTLSMILARRLSKERPNDGILLNACCPGWVRTDMAGPNAPKSPDEGAITPVYLALLPPGATEPHGKFVSDKVVQRW, translated from the exons ATGTCTGCAAAGGTTGCCGTGGTGACAGGCAGTAACAAGGGCATCGGCCTGGCCATCATCCGAGCACTCTGCAAGCAGTATCAAGGAGACGTTTACCTCACCGCCAGAGATGT CGGTCGTGGTCAGGAAGCAGTGAAGTCTCTGGGCGAGGAGGGACTGAAGCCCATGTTTCACCAGCTGGACATCAACGATGTGAACAGCATCACCACGGCTGCTGCGTACTTTAAAGAGAAGTACGGAGGAGTGGACGTCCTCATCAATAACGCTGGGATTGCATTCAAAG tgGCAGACACCACTCCGTTTGGAGTCCAGGCAGAGGTGACCCTCAAGACAAACTTCTTTGCCACCAGAGACATGTTGACTCACTTCCTGCCGCTCATCAAAGCTGGAG GTCGGGTGGTGAATGTCTCCAGCGTCGCAGGCTCAGGTGCTTTGAACCAGTGCTCCTCGGCTCTCAAGCAGCGTTTCCGCAGCGAGGACATCACAGAGGAGGAGCTGGTGGGACTGATGCAGCAATTCATCGAACAGGCCAAGAAGGGCGAGCACAAGAAGACCGGTTGGCCTACTACAGCGTACGGCACATCTAAGATTGGAGTGACG accCTGTCCATGATCCTGGCTCGTCGTCTGTCCAAGGAGAGGCCAAATGACGGG ATCTTGCTGAACGCCTGCTGTCCAGGTTGGGTGCGCACCGACATGGCTGGTCCCAACGCCCCCAAGTCACCAGATGAGGGTGCTATTACTCCGGTCTACCTGGCACTGCTGCCACCTGGAGCTACAGAGCCTCACGGAAAATTTGTCTCTGATAAAGTAGTTCAGAGGTGGTGA
- the cryzl1 gene encoding quinone oxidoreductase-like protein 1 isoform X2 encodes MKGLYCRAGVSDAEPKFVIQETSLPEVLGNHLVRVQVKACGLSPLDLKLLDDVGIQRELIPVGREVAGVVLQVGDKVSFFQPEDEVVGILPLDSPCSGLCDVIDIDEHLLVQKPEKLSSVCVAGALRDGLCAYTALHTHARMAAGHTLLVMDGASSFGLMCIQLACYHGVKVLTTSHSPQQHTFLEQLRPSVAKVIPVYNDSSDLLAVVLEETGGLGLDIVIDSGVRLQEEGSEETKLLPHKHDIISVLGVGGHWVTSHKDLQLDPPDCRYLHLKSASISFLNDEVWTASSAQQGRYLHILKDIVEKMSTGVLRPQPEEAVPLYEATVAMETVQRHQKKKAVVQL; translated from the exons ATGAAAGGTTTATACTGCCGAGCTGGAGTGAGTGATGCTGAGCCCAAGTTCGTTATTCAGGAAACG AGTCTTCCAGAGGTTTTAGGCAACCATCTGGTCAGAGTTCAGGTGAAGGCGTGTGGACTCAGCCCGCTGGACCTCAAG CTGCTCGATGACGTGGGGATCCAGAGAGAATTAATTCCTGTTGGCAGAGAGGTGGCCGGGGTCGTCCTGCAAG TGGGCGATAAGGTCTCTTTCTTCCAGCCAGAGGACGAGGTTGTAG GTATTTTGCCCCTGGACTCTCCCTGCTCTGGCCTCTGTGATGTCATTGACATAGATGAACACTTATTAG TTCAGAAGCCAGAGAAGCTCAGCTCGGTGTGTGTGGCAGGAGCACTGCGTGATGGCCTCTGTGCTTATactgctctgcacacacacgctCGCATGGCAGCAGGACACACACTCCTGGTCATGGACGGAGCCAGT TCTTTTGGCCTTATGTGCATCCAGTTGGCTTGTTACCACGGAGTGAAGGTTTTAACCACATCACACTCGCCGCAACAACACACATTCCTGGAGCAGCTTCGGCCCAGCGTAG CCAAGGTTATTCCAGTTTATAACGACTCATCAGACCTGCTGGCAGTGGTTTTGGAGGAGACGGGAGGACTGGGATTGGATATAGTCATAGACTCTGGAg tgCGTCTGCAGGAGGAAGGGTCAGAGGAAACAAAGCTCCTCCCACACAagcatgacatcatcagtgtgctgggAGTTGGGGGGCACTGGGTCACATCCCACAAAGACCTGCAG tTGGATCCTCCAGATTGCAGATATTTGCACCTAAAGTCAGCCTCCATTTCTTTCCTCAACGATGAAGTGTGGACGGCTTCATCAGCTCAGCAAGGAAGATACCTCC ATATTCTGAAGGACATTGTGGAGAAGATGTCAACTGGAGTACTCAG ACCTCAGCCTGAGGAGGCGGTCCCCCTCTATGAAGCCACGGTTGCCATGGAGACTGTCCAGCGTCATCAGAAGAAAAAGGCTGTTGTTCAACTCTGA
- the LOC126406394 gene encoding carbonyl reductase [NADPH] 1-like — protein MSTKVAVVTGSNKGIGLAIVRALCKQYQGDVYLTARDVGRGQETVKSLGEEGLKPMFHQLDINDVNSITTAAAYFKEKYGGVDVLINNAGIAFKAADTAPFDVQAEVTLKTNFFATRDMLTHFLPLIKAGGRVVNVSSFVGSRALNQCSPALQQRFRSEDITEEELVGLMQQFVDQTKKGEHKKGGWPDTAYGTSKTGVTTLSMILARRLSKERPNDGILLNACCPGWVRTDMAGPKAPKSPDEGAITPVYLALLPPGATEPHGKFVSDKEVQEW, from the exons ATGTCTACCAAAGTTGCCGTGGTGACGGGCAGTAACAAGGGCATCGGCCTGGCCATCGTCCGAGCGCTCTGCAAGCAGTATCAAGGAGACGTTTACCTCACCGCCAGAGATGT CGGTCGTGGTCAGGAAACAGTGAAGTCTCTGGGCGAGGAGGGACTGAAGCCCATGTTTCACCAGCTGGATATCAACGATGTGAACAGCATCACCACGGCTGCTGCGTACTTTAAAGAGAAGTACGGAGGAGTGGACGTCCTCATCAATAACGCTGGGATTGCATTCAAAG CGGCAGACACGGCTCCGTTTGATGTCCAGGCAGAGGTGACCCTCAAGACAAACTTCTTTGCCACCAGAGACATGTTGACTCACTTCCTGCCGCTCATCAAAGCTGGAG GTCGGGTGGTGAATGTCTCCAGCTTCGTCGGCTCCCGTGCTTTGAACCAGTGCTCCCCGGCTCTCCAGCAGCGTTTCCGCAGCGAGGACATCACAGAGGAGGAGCTGGTGGGACTGATGCAGCAGTTTGTTGACCAGACCAAGAAGGGCGAGCACAAGAAGGGTGGCTGGCCTGATACAGCGTACGGCACATCTAAGACTGGAGTGACG acCCTGTCCATGATCCTGGCTCGTCGTCTGTCCAAGGAGAGGCCAAATGACGGG ATCTTGCTGAACGCCTGCTGTCCAGGTTGGGTGCGCACCGACATGGCCGGTCCCAAAGCCCCCAAGTCACCAGATGAGGGTGCTATCACGCCAGTCTACCTGGCACTGCTGCCACCTGGAGCTACAGAGCCTCACGGAAAATTTGTCTCTGATAAAGAAGTTCAGGAATGGTGA
- the cryzl1 gene encoding quinone oxidoreductase-like protein 1 isoform X1: MKGLYCRAGVSDAEPKFVIQETSLPEVLGNHLVRVQVKACGLSPLDLKLLDDVGIQRELIPVGREVAGVVLQVGDKVSFFQPEDEVVGILPLDSPCSGLCDVIDIDEHLLVQKPEKLSSVCVAGALRDGLCAYTALHTHARMAAGHTLLVMDGASSFGLMCIQLACYHGVKVLTTSHSPQQHTFLEQLRPSVGVQDPLVAKVIPVYNDSSDLLAVVLEETGGLGLDIVIDSGVRLQEEGSEETKLLPHKHDIISVLGVGGHWVTSHKDLQLDPPDCRYLHLKSASISFLNDEVWTASSAQQGRYLHILKDIVEKMSTGVLRPQPEEAVPLYEATVAMETVQRHQKKKAVVQL; the protein is encoded by the exons ATGAAAGGTTTATACTGCCGAGCTGGAGTGAGTGATGCTGAGCCCAAGTTCGTTATTCAGGAAACG AGTCTTCCAGAGGTTTTAGGCAACCATCTGGTCAGAGTTCAGGTGAAGGCGTGTGGACTCAGCCCGCTGGACCTCAAG CTGCTCGATGACGTGGGGATCCAGAGAGAATTAATTCCTGTTGGCAGAGAGGTGGCCGGGGTCGTCCTGCAAG TGGGCGATAAGGTCTCTTTCTTCCAGCCAGAGGACGAGGTTGTAG GTATTTTGCCCCTGGACTCTCCCTGCTCTGGCCTCTGTGATGTCATTGACATAGATGAACACTTATTAG TTCAGAAGCCAGAGAAGCTCAGCTCGGTGTGTGTGGCAGGAGCACTGCGTGATGGCCTCTGTGCTTATactgctctgcacacacacgctCGCATGGCAGCAGGACACACACTCCTGGTCATGGACGGAGCCAGT TCTTTTGGCCTTATGTGCATCCAGTTGGCTTGTTACCACGGAGTGAAGGTTTTAACCACATCACACTCGCCGCAACAACACACATTCCTGGAGCAGCTTCGGCCCAGCGTAG GTGTTCAGGATCCTTTAGTAG CCAAGGTTATTCCAGTTTATAACGACTCATCAGACCTGCTGGCAGTGGTTTTGGAGGAGACGGGAGGACTGGGATTGGATATAGTCATAGACTCTGGAg tgCGTCTGCAGGAGGAAGGGTCAGAGGAAACAAAGCTCCTCCCACACAagcatgacatcatcagtgtgctgggAGTTGGGGGGCACTGGGTCACATCCCACAAAGACCTGCAG tTGGATCCTCCAGATTGCAGATATTTGCACCTAAAGTCAGCCTCCATTTCTTTCCTCAACGATGAAGTGTGGACGGCTTCATCAGCTCAGCAAGGAAGATACCTCC ATATTCTGAAGGACATTGTGGAGAAGATGTCAACTGGAGTACTCAG ACCTCAGCCTGAGGAGGCGGTCCCCCTCTATGAAGCCACGGTTGCCATGGAGACTGTCCAGCGTCATCAGAAGAAAAAGGCTGTTGTTCAACTCTGA